In the Haliaeetus albicilla chromosome 7, bHalAlb1.1, whole genome shotgun sequence genome, one interval contains:
- the GPCPD1 gene encoding glycerophosphocholine phosphodiesterase GPCPD1 isoform X1, giving the protein MTSSQVTFEVRGPSVPGEVFAICGSCSALGNWNPQVAVVLQTDDRQLWKATVELPRGVPVWYRYFKGYFLEPKTIDGPCEVIVHTWETHLQPRSITPLENEITIDDGYFGIRNGIETVDAGWLTCQTEIRLRLHYSEKPPVVISKKKFKTSRFRVKLTLEGLEEDEDDEEGQEKTSPTVPQKMANTVEFSLISNNEYKCRHSQPDCGYALQPDRWLEYTIQTMEPDNLELIFDFFEEDLGEKVVQGDVLPGHVGSACLLSSTIAELGKSAGILTLAIMSRNPRKTIGKVRVDYIIIKPIQGYTCDMKASYAKYWKPRTTLDVGHRGAGNSTTTAKLAKVQENTIASLRNAASHGAAYVEFDVHLSKDHVPIVYHDLTCCMAMKKKLDTEPLELFEIAVKELTFDQLQLLKLAHVTALKVKDHNASFKEEENSAFETQPFPSLQRVLESVSEDVGFNIEIKWICQQRDGQWDGNLSTYFDMNLFLDIILKTVLMNAGRRRIVFSSFNADICTMVRHKQNKYPVLFLTQGESKLYPELMDLRSRTTPIAITFAQFENLLGINVHSEDLLRNPSFIKRAKSKGLVIFSWGDDANDPDNRKRLREYGVHGLIYDRIYDSNPEQPNIFQVEQLERLKKELPELKSCVCPTVSHFKSISPCKCHHSCLEEKAVDNLKSVQMQKD; this is encoded by the exons ATGACCTCTTCTCAAGTCACTTTTGAAGTAAGAGGACCATCAGTACCAG gaGAGGTTTTTGCAATATGTGGGAGCTGCAGTGCTTTGGGAAATTGGAATCCACAAGTTGCAGTGGTCCTCCAAACTGATGATCG tcaaTTATGGAAGGCTACTGTAGAGCTTCCTAGAGGAGTTCCTGTTTGGTATCGGTATTTTAAAGGGTACTTCCTAGAACCTAAG ACTATCGATGGTCCCTGCGAAGTCATAGTTCACACGTGGGAGACTCATCTACAACCACGATCAATTACCCCTTTAG aaaatgaaattactatTGACGATGGATACTTTGGAATCCGTA ATGGTATTGAAACTGTGGATGCTGGGTGGCTGACATGTCAAACAGAAATAAGATTACGTCTGCATTATTCTGAGAAACCACCTGTAGTGATATCtaagaagaaatttaaaacatCAAGGTTTAG AGTAAAATTGACTCTAGAAGGGCTagaggaagatgaagatgaCGAAGAGGGCCAAGAGAAAACATCCCCTACTGTCCCTCAGAAAATGGCAAACACTGTGGAGTTCTCCTTAATAAGTAACAACGAATATAAATGTCGACACTCTCAGCCAGACTGTGGTTATGCTTTGCAGCCAGACCGATGGCTAGAATACACGATACAAACCATGGAGCCTGATAACTTGGAATtaatctttgatttttttgag gaaGATTTAGGTGAGAAAGTAGTGCAAGGTGATGTGCTCCCAGGTCATGTAGGTTCTGCCTGCCTCCTGTCATCCACAATTGCTGAACTCGGAAAGAGTGCTGGAATTCTTACACTTGCTATTATGAGCAGAAATCCAAGGAAGACAATTGGAAAAGTTAGAG TGGACTACATAATAATTAAGCCGATCCAGGGATATACTTGTGATATGAAGGCTTCATATGCAAAATATTGGAAACCAAGAACAACTCTAGatgttggacacaggggagcAGGAAATTCTACAACAACAGCTAA ACTTGCTAAAGTTCAAGAGAACACTATTGCCTCTCTGAGGAACGCTGCTAGTCAT GGAGCAGCCTATGTGGAATTTGATGTACATCTTTCTAAAGATCATGTGCCTATTGTATACCATGATCTCACATGTTGCATGGCCATGAAAAAG AAACTGGATACAGAGCCTTTGGAACTGTTCGAGATTGCAGTCAAAGAACTTACGTTTGATCAGCTGCAGTTATTGAAG CTGGCTCATGTGACTGCCCTGAAAGTAAAAGATCACAATG catcttttaaagaagaagaaaactctGCTTTTGAGACTCAGccatttccttctctgcagaga GTCCTGGAGTCTGtttctgaagatgttgggttcaacatagaaataaaatggaTCTGCCAACAAAGG GATGGACAGTGGGATGGCAACTTGTCAACTTACTTTGATATGAACCTCTTTCTAGATATCATTCTAAAAACTGTTTTGATGAATGCTGGAAGAAGAagaattgtattttcttcttttaatgcTGATATTTGTACAAT GGTTCGGCATAAGCAAAACAAGTATCCTGTATTATTTCTCACCCAAGGAGAATCTAAACTCTATCCAGAACTTATGGATCTTAGATCTCGTACAACTCCAATTGCCATTACTTTTGCACAGTTTGAAAACTTGCTG GGAATTAATGTGCACTCTGAAGATCTGCTGAGGAATCCATCGTTTATTAAAAGGGCCAAATCTAAAGGCCTAGTTATTTTTTCATGGGGGGATGATGCAAATGACCCAGATAACAGGAAGAGGTTGAGAGAATATGGTGTTCATGGGCTAATATATGACAG
- the GPCPD1 gene encoding glycerophosphocholine phosphodiesterase GPCPD1 isoform X2 — MTSSQVTFEVRGPSVPGEVFAICGSCSALGNWNPQVAVVLQTDDRQLWKATVELPRGVPVWYRYFKGYFLEPKTIDGPCEVIVHTWETHLQPRSITPLENEITIDDGYFGIRNGIETVDAGWLTCQTEIRLRLHYSEKPPVVISKKKFKTSRFRVKLTLEGLEEDEDDEEGQEKTSPTVPQKMANTVEFSLISNNEYKCRHSQPDCGYALQPDRWLEYTIQTMEPDNLELIFDFFEEDLGEKVVQGDVLPGHVGSACLLSSTIAELGKSAGILTLAIMSRNPRKTIGKVRVDYIIIKPIQGYTCDMKASYAKYWKPRTTLDVGHRGAGNSTTTAKLAKVQENTIASLRNAASHGAAYVEFDVHLSKDHVPIVYHDLTCCMAMKKKLDTEPLELFEIAVKELTFDQLQLLKLAHVTALKVKDHNASFKEEENSAFETQPFPSLQRVLESVSEDVGFNIEIKWICQQRDGQWDGNLSTYFDMNLFLDIILKTVLMNAGRRRIVFSSFNADICTMVRHKQNKYPVLFLTQGESKLYPELMDLRSRTTPIAITFAQFENLLGINVHSEDLLRNPSFIKRAKSKGLVIFSWGDDANDPDNRKRLREYGVHGLIYDRVEQNIVATCEDGRKTVS, encoded by the exons ATGACCTCTTCTCAAGTCACTTTTGAAGTAAGAGGACCATCAGTACCAG gaGAGGTTTTTGCAATATGTGGGAGCTGCAGTGCTTTGGGAAATTGGAATCCACAAGTTGCAGTGGTCCTCCAAACTGATGATCG tcaaTTATGGAAGGCTACTGTAGAGCTTCCTAGAGGAGTTCCTGTTTGGTATCGGTATTTTAAAGGGTACTTCCTAGAACCTAAG ACTATCGATGGTCCCTGCGAAGTCATAGTTCACACGTGGGAGACTCATCTACAACCACGATCAATTACCCCTTTAG aaaatgaaattactatTGACGATGGATACTTTGGAATCCGTA ATGGTATTGAAACTGTGGATGCTGGGTGGCTGACATGTCAAACAGAAATAAGATTACGTCTGCATTATTCTGAGAAACCACCTGTAGTGATATCtaagaagaaatttaaaacatCAAGGTTTAG AGTAAAATTGACTCTAGAAGGGCTagaggaagatgaagatgaCGAAGAGGGCCAAGAGAAAACATCCCCTACTGTCCCTCAGAAAATGGCAAACACTGTGGAGTTCTCCTTAATAAGTAACAACGAATATAAATGTCGACACTCTCAGCCAGACTGTGGTTATGCTTTGCAGCCAGACCGATGGCTAGAATACACGATACAAACCATGGAGCCTGATAACTTGGAATtaatctttgatttttttgag gaaGATTTAGGTGAGAAAGTAGTGCAAGGTGATGTGCTCCCAGGTCATGTAGGTTCTGCCTGCCTCCTGTCATCCACAATTGCTGAACTCGGAAAGAGTGCTGGAATTCTTACACTTGCTATTATGAGCAGAAATCCAAGGAAGACAATTGGAAAAGTTAGAG TGGACTACATAATAATTAAGCCGATCCAGGGATATACTTGTGATATGAAGGCTTCATATGCAAAATATTGGAAACCAAGAACAACTCTAGatgttggacacaggggagcAGGAAATTCTACAACAACAGCTAA ACTTGCTAAAGTTCAAGAGAACACTATTGCCTCTCTGAGGAACGCTGCTAGTCAT GGAGCAGCCTATGTGGAATTTGATGTACATCTTTCTAAAGATCATGTGCCTATTGTATACCATGATCTCACATGTTGCATGGCCATGAAAAAG AAACTGGATACAGAGCCTTTGGAACTGTTCGAGATTGCAGTCAAAGAACTTACGTTTGATCAGCTGCAGTTATTGAAG CTGGCTCATGTGACTGCCCTGAAAGTAAAAGATCACAATG catcttttaaagaagaagaaaactctGCTTTTGAGACTCAGccatttccttctctgcagaga GTCCTGGAGTCTGtttctgaagatgttgggttcaacatagaaataaaatggaTCTGCCAACAAAGG GATGGACAGTGGGATGGCAACTTGTCAACTTACTTTGATATGAACCTCTTTCTAGATATCATTCTAAAAACTGTTTTGATGAATGCTGGAAGAAGAagaattgtattttcttcttttaatgcTGATATTTGTACAAT GGTTCGGCATAAGCAAAACAAGTATCCTGTATTATTTCTCACCCAAGGAGAATCTAAACTCTATCCAGAACTTATGGATCTTAGATCTCGTACAACTCCAATTGCCATTACTTTTGCACAGTTTGAAAACTTGCTG GGAATTAATGTGCACTCTGAAGATCTGCTGAGGAATCCATCGTTTATTAAAAGGGCCAAATCTAAAGGCCTAGTTATTTTTTCATGGGGGGATGATGCAAATGACCCAGATAACAGGAAGAGGTTGAGAGAATATGGTGTTCATGGGCTAATATATGACAG AGTTGAGCAAAACATTGTAGCCACTTGCGAAGATGGCAGAAAAACTGTGTCCTGA